From the genome of Cynocephalus volans isolate mCynVol1 chromosome 14, mCynVol1.pri, whole genome shotgun sequence, one region includes:
- the C14H2orf81 gene encoding LOW QUALITY PROTEIN: uncharacterized protein C2orf81 homolog (The sequence of the model RefSeq protein was modified relative to this genomic sequence to represent the inferred CDS: inserted 1 base in 1 codon): protein MAHEGSRQERPVRDRGVTRSKAEKARPPTVPVPQVDIVPGRLSEAEWMALTALEEGEDVVGDILADLLARVMDSAFQVYLTQQCIPFTISQAREAMLQITEWRFLARDEGESAVAEDPTWGEDEEPSACMTDAWARGSVPVLQALAADVREETFGGEGPGSVDRIPLGRSWMGRGSQEQMDSWEPSPELRVTXGPPPTPGLFQEAGSAGPLEEPDGPVRGHFSSAESLNTSFQSSVEVAPVNSPHPSLVASPRAEKGQPLSSQLSLEDLYYCVSQPDGAGDWLKLKTEGVPSIASGVPVPCPSAGGPTQLSPSASFQPRQPERSDARLSAPHHGVGRKVASARLDPARLPRHWVCPLAEVLVPDSETRPLEAYRGRQRGKKTEAPAEPQDPGPGVRVSPAAFFPLRPGAPTRPLGPGPALQFPTLNLGLQSPSFGSKLPFPRPALQFLATHPALPDVARSPSPKLWPSAKWPSGKEGEAELLGELWAGRSRVPPQGLGPADREGQDPGRWPQIVPRVLEATSQVMWKPMVLPEAVKLAPGVSMWNRSTQMLLSSSVPQQEDKEGGTSLPIEQHPIQTAAPKPQVTVAQLMKNSTPKVWSLPSKPLPDSGH, encoded by the exons AGGCAGGAGAGGCCAGTCAGAGACCGTGGGGTGACCCGATCCAAGGCGGAAAAGGCGCGGCCGCCTACCGTGCCGGTGCCGCAGGTGGATATCGTGCCCGGGCGGCTCAGTGAGGCCGAGTGGATGGCGCTGACGGCTCTCGAGGAGGGCGAGGACGTCGTGGGGGATATCTTGGCCGATCTGCTGGCTCGAGTCATGGACTCCGCCTTCCAAGTGTACCTGACTCAGCAG TGCATTCCGTTCACTATCAGCCAGGCCCGGGAGGCCATGCTGCAGATCACCGAGTGGCGCTTCCTGGCCCGGGACGAGGGAGAATCTGCAGTAGCTGAAGACCCAACTTGGGGCGAGGACGAGGAGCCCTCGGCGTGCATGACGGACGCCTGGGCCCGGGGCTCGGTGCCCGTGCTGCAAGCGCTTGCCGCGGACGTTCGGGAGGAGACCTTTGGAGGCGAA GGTCCTGGGAGCGTGGACCGGATCCCTTTAGGAAGGTCGTGGATGGGTAGAGGCTCCCAGGAGCAGATGGACTCTTGGGAGCCTTCTCCAGAGCTGAGAGTCA CTGGCCCCCCGCCCACCCCGGGGCTGTTTCAGGAGGCAGGATCCGCGGGTCCTTTAGAGGAACCGGACGGCCCGGTGAGAGGCCACTTCTCCTCAGCCGAGTCCTTGAACACGAGCTTCCAATCGTCGGTGGAGGTGGCGCCTGTCAACAGTCCCCATCCTTCTCTGGTAGCCAGCCCCCGGGCCGAGAAGGGACAGCCCCTCAGCTCCCAGTTGTCGCTCGAAGACCTCTACTATTGCGTGTCCCAGCCGGACGGGGCTGGGGACTGGCTGAAGCTCAAGACGGAGGGCGTGCCCAGCATCGCCTCGGGCGTGCCGGTGCCCTGCCCCTCTGCGGGCGGCCCCACCCAGCTCAGCCCCTCGGCGTCCTTCCAGCCGCGGCAGCCCGAGCGCTCGGACGCGCGGCTGAGCGCGCCTCACCACGGGGTAGGCCGCAAGGTGGCCTCGGCGCGCCTGGACCCCGCGCGGCTCCCGCGCCACTGGGTGTGCCCCCTGGCCGAGGTTCTGGTCCCAGACTCCGAGACGCGCCCCTTGGAAGCCTATCGCGGGCGCCAGAGGGGGAAGAAGACCGAGGCACCGGCCGAACCCCAAGACCCCGGCCCCGGCGTGCGCGTTTCCCCGGCAGCGTTCTTCCCTCTCCGGCCTGGTGCTCCTACACGTCCCTTGGGCCCGGGCCCCGCCCTCCAATTTCCCACTTTAAACTTAGGCCTACAGTCGCCGTCCTTTGGGTCAAAGCTACCATTCCCTAGACCCGCGCTCCAATTCCTCGCCACGCATCCGGCACTCCCCGACGTGGCCCGCAGCCCCAGCCCCAAGCTGTGGCCCAGTGCCAAGTGGCCTAGCGGTAAGGAAGGGGAAGCCGAGCTGCTGGGTGAGCTGTGGGCCGGCCGCAGCCGTGTGCCTCCACAGGGTCTGGGGCCCGCAGACAGGGAGGGCCAGGATCCTGGCAGATGGCCTCAAATCGTGCCCCGGGTCCTTGAGGCCACCTCCCAGGTGATGTGGAAGCCCATGGTGCTACCAGAAGCAGTGAAGCTGGCTCCTGGTGTGAGCATGTGGAACCGGAGCACCCAGATGCTGCTTAGCTCTTCTGTTCCCCAACAAGAAGACAAAGAAGGTGGTACCTCTCTTCCCATTGAGCAGCACCCCATCCAGACAGCTGCCCCGAAGCCCCAGGTGACTGTGGCACAGCTAATGAAGAACTCAACCCCCAAAGTGTGGTCACTCCCCTCCAAGCCCCTGCCTGATTCTGGGCACTGA